In Wolbachia endosymbiont (group B) of Germaria angustata, the following are encoded in one genomic region:
- a CDS encoding citrate synthase: MDKKALLELSNGSKIDLPVLSGTVGPDVLNIKDLYKKTGLFTYDPGFVSTASCSSTITFIDGDEGVLKYRGHNIADLAENNNFTAVIYLLLYGELPSSEQHKKFLLKIQESSKVSEQVTNVIKAFPKTAHPMSILVACFANLSASYHEMHGKNVNGEDLDFGISAIAKVPAIVAMIYRHINNQEFINANNKLSYSENFLNMIFGSAVNNTLFVKALDKIFTLHADHEQNASTAAVRLVGSAGSNLFASLSAGVATLWGPAHGGANEAVINMLKEIEQSGDVDRFIEKAKDDKDPFKLMGFGHRVYKNYDPRALILKDACHEILSKLEQNNKLLEIAKKLEEIALKDEYFITRKLYPNVDFYSGIIMNAIGIPSSMFTPIFALARTTGWVAQWYEMINDKETKICRPRQLYLGK; encoded by the coding sequence ATGGATAAAAAAGCATTATTGGAACTAAGTAATGGGTCAAAAATTGATCTGCCCGTATTAAGTGGAACAGTAGGTCCTGATGTGTTAAATATTAAGGACTTATATAAGAAGACAGGATTATTCACTTACGATCCAGGGTTTGTTTCTACAGCTTCATGCTCTTCTACAATTACATTCATTGATGGAGATGAAGGAGTTCTTAAATATAGGGGCCATAATATAGCTGATTTGGCAGAGAATAATAATTTTACTGCTGTGATTTATTTATTGCTCTATGGTGAATTACCCAGTTCAGAGCAACACAAAAAATTTCTTCTCAAAATACAAGAATCATCCAAAGTATCAGAGCAAGTTACAAATGTAATCAAAGCATTTCCAAAAACTGCTCACCCTATGTCGATTTTAGTTGCATGTTTTGCAAATTTGTCAGCGTCTTACCATGAAATGCATGGCAAAAATGTCAATGGTGAAGATTTAGATTTTGGAATTTCTGCAATAGCAAAAGTTCCTGCAATTGTTGCAATGATTTATAGACATATCAACAATCAGGAATTCATAAATGCTAATAATAAATTAAGTTATAGTGAGAATTTCTTAAATATGATATTTGGCAGTGCTGTTAATAATACCCTTTTTGTAAAAGCTCTGGATAAAATATTTACTCTCCATGCTGATCATGAACAGAATGCTTCTACAGCAGCTGTCAGATTGGTAGGGTCAGCTGGTTCTAATCTATTTGCAAGCCTGTCTGCAGGAGTTGCTACACTTTGGGGTCCAGCACACGGTGGAGCTAATGAGGCAGTTATAAATATGCTAAAAGAGATAGAGCAAAGTGGAGATGTAGATAGATTCATTGAGAAAGCTAAAGATGATAAAGATCCATTTAAGCTAATGGGATTTGGACATCGTGTTTATAAAAACTATGATCCGCGCGCGCTTATATTAAAGGATGCTTGTCATGAGATTTTAAGCAAACTAGAGCAAAACAATAAATTACTTGAAATTGCAAAAAAACTTGAAGAAATAGCTTTAAAGGATGAGTATTTTATTACACGTAAGTTATATCCAAATGTTGATTTTTATTCAGGTATAATAATGAATGCTATTGGTATCCCTTCAAGTATGTTTACACCCATTTTTGCACTTGCAAGAACCACTGGGTGGGTTGCCCAGTGGTATGAAATGATAAACGATAAAGAAACCAAGATTTGTAGGCCAAGGCAGCTATACCTTGGCAAATAA